The proteins below are encoded in one region of Pirellulales bacterium:
- a CDS encoding CBS domain-containing protein, with protein sequence MDIEFNLMTESVDQASPVEPISVEPGTPIKDVLSVLRQRKRHSALVCRDGILVGIFTERDALRVMARNTDLTVPVEQVMTPQPVTVHASDKLGSAVQKMATGGYRRLPIVDSAGHPLGLLNVAGIIHYLVQHFPKTIYNLPPAPQGMMQQREGP encoded by the coding sequence GTGGACATCGAGTTCAATTTGATGACGGAATCGGTCGACCAGGCTAGCCCGGTCGAGCCGATCAGCGTCGAGCCTGGAACGCCGATCAAGGACGTTCTGTCGGTGCTCCGGCAACGAAAGCGTCATAGTGCGCTCGTATGTCGTGATGGCATCCTGGTCGGCATCTTCACCGAACGTGATGCGTTACGCGTGATGGCGAGAAATACTGACCTTACCGTACCGGTCGAACAGGTGATGACCCCGCAGCCCGTCACAGTGCATGCAAGCGACAAATTGGGATCGGCCGTGCAGAAGATGGCCACCGGCGGCTACCGCCGCTTGCCGATTGTCGACTCCGCCGGCCATCCGCTCGGTCTGTTGAATGTGGCCGGCATCATCCACTACCTTGTCCAGCACTTTCCCAAAACGATTTACAACCTGCCTCCTGCGCCACAGGGCATGATGCAGCAGCGCGAAGGACCATAG
- a CDS encoding 2-oxoacid:acceptor oxidoreductase subunit alpha — protein MPTSTETAPDQAQHTHKPVKELVSATVRFCGDSGDGMQLAGTQFTNTSALAGNDIATFPDFPAEIRAPRGTKAGVSGFQIHFASKEIFTPGDRVDALVAFNPAALVTNLVDLVAGGILVINKDAFDEKGIKQAGYEESPLEDGSLSAYQVFPVEVTRLTRLAVDGLGLGTKESDRCRNFYAMGLVFWLYDRSLEPTLRYIEAKFGKRPEIAEANRRALKAGYNYGETTEAFASQFRVNKAELSSGLYRNIMGNEATAYGLITAAKRSNCELFLGSYPITPASDILHELAKHKNFGVRTFQAEDEIAAVTSAIGASFGGAMAITTSSGPGIALKQEAIGLAVMTELPLLIINVQRGGPSTGLPTKTEQADLLQAICGRNGECPVPVIAARSPADCFDAVQEAWRIAVRFMTPVFLLTDGYIANGSEPWKVPDVKSLGTIEVRHPGPTANGDVFHPYARDERLARPWALPGTPGLMHRIGGLEKQDITGNVNYEPANHQHMVDLRAKKVANIALDIPPQAVDGPAKGKLLVLSWGGTYGACATAAREVQAKGGSVAHAHLRYLNPFPANLGELFKNYDKVLIPELNKGQLRLLIRGEYLVDAVGLNKVQGKPFSVYELVNKINELLA, from the coding sequence ATGCCTACGAGTACCGAAACGGCTCCCGATCAAGCCCAGCACACGCACAAGCCCGTCAAGGAATTGGTTTCCGCGACCGTTCGCTTTTGCGGCGACTCGGGCGACGGCATGCAGTTGGCCGGCACGCAGTTTACGAATACCTCGGCCCTGGCCGGCAACGACATTGCCACGTTCCCCGATTTTCCGGCCGAAATTCGTGCCCCCCGCGGTACGAAGGCCGGCGTGAGCGGTTTCCAGATTCACTTTGCCAGTAAGGAAATCTTCACCCCCGGTGATCGGGTCGATGCCCTGGTGGCCTTCAACCCGGCTGCGCTAGTGACCAATCTGGTCGATCTTGTCGCGGGTGGAATCCTGGTCATCAATAAGGATGCCTTCGACGAAAAGGGCATAAAGCAGGCTGGCTACGAAGAGAGCCCGCTGGAAGATGGTAGCCTATCCGCGTATCAGGTTTTTCCGGTCGAAGTCACCCGTCTCACCCGGTTGGCCGTTGACGGCCTGGGACTGGGCACGAAGGAATCCGATCGCTGCCGTAACTTCTATGCGATGGGCCTGGTCTTCTGGCTCTACGATCGCTCGCTCGAACCGACGCTGCGTTACATCGAAGCCAAGTTCGGCAAGCGTCCCGAAATTGCCGAAGCCAACCGTCGCGCCCTGAAGGCCGGCTACAACTACGGCGAGACAACCGAAGCCTTCGCCAGCCAGTTCCGCGTCAACAAGGCCGAGCTCAGCTCCGGCCTGTACCGCAATATCATGGGCAACGAGGCCACGGCCTACGGCCTGATCACCGCCGCCAAGCGCAGCAATTGCGAGCTGTTCCTCGGCAGTTACCCGATCACCCCGGCCAGCGATATTTTGCACGAGTTGGCCAAGCACAAGAATTTCGGCGTTCGCACGTTCCAGGCGGAGGACGAAATCGCGGCCGTCACGTCGGCTATTGGCGCCAGCTTTGGCGGGGCGATGGCGATCACAACGTCCAGCGGTCCGGGCATAGCGCTGAAGCAAGAAGCGATCGGTCTGGCCGTGATGACCGAACTGCCGCTGTTGATCATCAACGTCCAACGCGGCGGACCGAGCACCGGCTTGCCGACGAAGACCGAACAGGCGGACCTGTTACAGGCCATCTGTGGCCGTAACGGCGAATGCCCCGTCCCGGTAATCGCGGCCCGCAGCCCGGCGGATTGCTTCGACGCCGTGCAAGAGGCGTGGCGCATCGCTGTGCGATTCATGACGCCCGTTTTCCTGCTGACCGACGGGTACATCGCCAACGGTTCCGAGCCGTGGAAGGTGCCCGACGTGAAGTCGCTGGGCACGATCGAAGTGCGTCACCCCGGCCCGACCGCCAATGGCGATGTCTTCCATCCTTATGCCCGCGACGAGCGGTTGGCACGTCCCTGGGCCTTGCCGGGCACGCCCGGTCTGATGCATCGCATCGGCGGCCTGGAAAAGCAGGACATCACGGGCAACGTGAATTACGAGCCGGCAAACCATCAGCACATGGTCGACCTGCGGGCCAAGAAGGTGGCCAACATCGCGTTGGACATCCCGCCACAGGCCGTCGATGGCCCGGCCAAGGGCAAGCTCCTGGTCCTCTCCTGGGGCGGTACCTACGGTGCCTGCGCCACGGCCGCCCGCGAGGTGCAAGCCAAGGGGGGCTCAGTGGCTCATGCCCACCTCCGATATTTGAACCCGTTCCCTGCCAACCTCGGCGAACTGTTCAAGAATTACGACAAGGTGCTAATCCCCGAATTGAACAAGGGACAACTGCGACTCTTGATTCGCGGTGAGTACCTGGTCGACGCCGTGGGACTGAACAAGGTGCAGGGCAAGCCGTTTAGCGTGTACGAATTGGTCAACAAAATCAACGAACTCCTGGCGTAG
- a CDS encoding 2-oxoacid:ferredoxin oxidoreductase subunit beta → MSTDTSTSLPVLTANDFASDQEVRWCPGCGDYSILAQMKKVMPSLGVPREKMVFVSGIGCSSRFPYYMNTYGIHSIHGRAPAVATGLKSSRPDLMVWVITGDGDGLSIGGNHLMHAIRRNLDINIVLFNNRIYGLTKGQYSPTSPLGKVTKSTPMGAIDNPLHPLSIAIGCEGTFIARSIDTNIKHLGAMLKRAAEHRGTSFIEVYQNCNVFNDGAFDYATDRETKAETTIELEHGKPLIFGKNRDKGIRLNGMNPEIVELGKGISEDDLLFHDERAPEPSLAYLLSRMSHPEFPEPIGVFRAVDKPVYDDLLNAQIVDAKKAKGEGDLNKLFLSGDTWTVT, encoded by the coding sequence ATGAGTACTGATACTTCGACATCTCTACCTGTCTTGACGGCCAACGATTTTGCCAGCGATCAGGAAGTGCGCTGGTGCCCCGGCTGCGGCGATTACTCGATTCTCGCCCAGATGAAGAAAGTGATGCCTTCGCTCGGCGTGCCGCGCGAGAAGATGGTGTTCGTATCGGGCATCGGCTGCTCAAGCCGTTTCCCGTACTACATGAACACCTACGGCATCCACTCCATTCACGGTCGCGCGCCGGCCGTGGCCACTGGCCTGAAGTCTTCTCGCCCCGACCTGATGGTGTGGGTCATCACCGGCGACGGTGACGGGCTGAGCATCGGTGGCAATCACTTGATGCACGCCATCCGCCGCAACCTCGACATCAACATCGTGCTCTTCAACAACCGCATCTACGGCTTGACCAAGGGACAATATTCCCCGACGTCGCCGCTGGGCAAAGTGACCAAGAGCACGCCGATGGGCGCCATCGACAACCCGCTGCACCCGCTCTCGATCGCGATTGGTTGCGAAGGAACGTTCATCGCCCGCTCGATTGATACGAACATCAAGCACCTGGGCGCGATGCTGAAGCGCGCCGCCGAGCATCGCGGCACCTCGTTCATCGAGGTTTACCAGAACTGCAACGTCTTCAACGACGGCGCCTTCGATTACGCCACCGATCGCGAGACCAAGGCTGAAACCACAATCGAGCTGGAACACGGCAAGCCGCTGATCTTCGGCAAGAACCGCGACAAGGGTATTCGCCTCAACGGCATGAATCCCGAGATCGTCGAACTGGGCAAGGGCATCTCCGAGGATGACCTGCTGTTCCACGACGAACGCGCTCCTGAGCCGAGCCTGGCCTATTTGCTTAGTCGTATGTCGCATCCGGAATTTCCCGAGCCGATCGGCGTTTTCCGCGCCGTCGACAAGCCGGTGTACGACGACTTGCTGAACGCGCAAATCGTCGATGCGAAGAAGGCGAAGGGCGAGGGAGACCTAAACAAGCTGTTCCTATCCGGCGACACCTGGACAGTGACCTAA
- a CDS encoding CBS domain-containing protein gives MVICPFCKEENIDGVDECEQCQQPLGFLSKPRTSSGVEHSLIKDQVYMLGPRKPLAVDLATSVGEVLQLMVTRAIGCVVITEYDQMVGIFTERDALLRLNVDASSLASRPVREFMTKGPDTITSDAPIAFALHKMDIGGYRHLPVMDAGKVVGVISVRDILRYITEDLMSLGR, from the coding sequence ATGGTGATCTGCCCGTTTTGCAAAGAAGAGAATATCGACGGCGTTGACGAGTGCGAACAGTGCCAGCAACCCCTCGGTTTCTTGAGCAAACCGCGGACGTCATCGGGCGTCGAACATAGCCTGATCAAGGATCAGGTCTACATGCTAGGTCCGCGCAAGCCGCTTGCGGTCGATCTGGCCACATCGGTCGGCGAAGTGCTGCAACTGATGGTCACGCGCGCCATCGGCTGCGTGGTGATCACGGAATACGACCAGATGGTCGGTATCTTCACCGAGCGAGATGCACTATTGCGGTTGAATGTCGACGCCTCGAGTCTCGCCAGTCGCCCGGTGCGCGAGTTCATGACCAAGGGGCCCGACACGATTACATCCGATGCCCCGATCGCCTTTGCCCTGCACAAAATGGACATCGGCGGCTATCGCCACCTGCCCGTCATGGACGCCGGCAAAGTGGTCGGCGTTATCTCGGTGCGCGACATCCTGCGCTACATCACCGAAGATCTAATGTCGCTCGGCCGCTAA
- a CDS encoding WD40 repeat domain-containing protein, whose protein sequence is MRRRQKPTDQHLVLGIVTLAALLTLVARPAIADEPASLATNRNWVTALAFSPDGNSLATVGGQTLLYRPGEVRLWDVASGKEKSKLDGHQSTVWAVAYSPDGKTLATGSYDGVLKLWDLESGKEKASVQPHKHWVTALVFSPDGKLLASAGEDMTAKLLDANTGAEVKALAGHTGAVTGIAFSPDGATIATSSGDKTAQLWDVAAGTSKAKLEGHADGVTSVAFSPDGKTLATGSADRTIKLWDVATAKESAALAGHKNWVTSVRFSPDGKVLASGSHDHSTKLWNVDARQEMGTFGGLEGTVWSVAFAPNGQALAVGGQGEGAHLVKFVQKLEFQDVFPRTAPAEPAKPEQPKAADAAQAPEAKPAEPAAKPEEAKPAEAAAKPEEKKPAEEAKPADAAKPADPAKPAEPAKPAAEAKEEAKPA, encoded by the coding sequence ATGCGTCGCCGTCAGAAGCCAACCGATCAGCACTTGGTGCTGGGCATCGTCACACTGGCCGCGCTACTCACCCTGGTGGCGCGTCCTGCCATCGCAGACGAACCGGCCTCGCTGGCCACCAACCGCAATTGGGTGACCGCGCTTGCCTTTTCGCCAGACGGCAACTCCCTGGCCACCGTCGGCGGGCAAACCCTGCTGTACCGACCCGGCGAGGTTCGCCTGTGGGACGTCGCTTCGGGCAAGGAGAAGTCGAAGCTCGACGGCCACCAGAGCACTGTTTGGGCAGTCGCCTATTCGCCCGACGGCAAGACCCTGGCCACGGGCAGCTACGACGGCGTGCTGAAGCTGTGGGATCTGGAAAGCGGCAAGGAAAAGGCATCGGTCCAGCCTCACAAGCATTGGGTTACGGCACTGGTCTTTTCACCGGACGGCAAACTGCTGGCCAGCGCCGGCGAGGATATGACCGCCAAGCTGCTCGACGCGAATACCGGCGCCGAGGTGAAGGCACTCGCCGGCCATACCGGCGCCGTCACTGGGATCGCCTTCTCGCCCGATGGAGCCACGATCGCCACCAGCAGTGGCGATAAGACGGCCCAGCTGTGGGACGTCGCAGCCGGCACCAGCAAAGCCAAGCTCGAGGGACATGCCGATGGCGTCACGTCTGTCGCCTTCTCGCCGGACGGCAAGACGCTAGCCACGGGCAGCGCCGACCGCACGATCAAGCTGTGGGACGTCGCTACGGCCAAAGAGTCAGCAGCGCTTGCCGGCCATAAGAATTGGGTCACCAGCGTCCGCTTTTCACCCGATGGCAAAGTACTGGCCAGCGGCAGCCACGATCACTCCACCAAGCTCTGGAACGTCGATGCCCGACAAGAGATGGGCACGTTCGGCGGACTGGAAGGCACCGTCTGGAGCGTCGCCTTCGCACCTAACGGTCAGGCGCTAGCCGTTGGTGGACAGGGCGAAGGAGCCCACCTGGTGAAGTTCGTGCAGAAGCTCGAATTCCAGGACGTCTTCCCGCGGACCGCACCGGCCGAGCCGGCCAAGCCTGAGCAGCCCAAGGCAGCCGACGCAGCTCAGGCCCCCGAGGCCAAGCCGGCTGAACCTGCCGCCAAGCCCGAGGAAGCCAAGCCGGCCGAGGCGGCAGCAAAGCCCGAGGAAAAGAAGCCGGCTGAGGAAGCTAAACCGGCGGACGCGGCGAAGCCCGCTGACCCGGCTAAACCTGCCGAGCCCGCGAAGCCGGCCGCCGAAGCCAAGGAAGAGGCGAAGCCTGCCTAG
- a CDS encoding D-glycerate dehydrogenase — protein MSKPKVFVTRIIPDAGLKKIREFCAADVWSEPLPPSADELKNRIADCDGLLSLLTERIDGTVLDAAPRLKVVSNYAVGFNNIDVPAATERGIAVGNTPGVLTDATADMAFSLLISAARRIVESQKYAEAGHWKTWEPLGHIGQDLVGRTIGIIGMGRIGFAMAKRCHGGWGMNVLYHDLHPNQAAEQELSAKRVELDRLLAESDFISVHTDLNDTTRGMFNAATFAKMKPTAVFVNTARGPLVVEADLADALRKGVIFAAGLDVTDPEPPKVDNPLLKLPNCIVAPHIASATVSSRNAMAEIAADNLIAGMSGKPLRAWVNPEVADRRRS, from the coding sequence ATGTCGAAGCCCAAAGTCTTTGTGACCCGGATTATTCCCGACGCCGGCCTGAAGAAGATTCGCGAGTTCTGCGCGGCCGACGTGTGGAGTGAACCGCTGCCGCCTTCGGCAGACGAATTGAAAAACCGGATCGCTGACTGCGACGGTCTGCTGTCGCTGTTGACCGAGCGCATCGACGGGACCGTCCTCGACGCGGCGCCACGGTTAAAAGTAGTAAGCAACTACGCCGTTGGCTTTAATAATATCGACGTCCCGGCCGCTACCGAGCGCGGCATCGCCGTCGGCAACACGCCGGGCGTCCTGACCGACGCCACGGCCGACATGGCATTCTCGCTGTTGATCTCTGCGGCGCGGCGGATTGTCGAGTCGCAAAAATATGCCGAAGCCGGCCACTGGAAGACCTGGGAGCCGCTCGGCCACATCGGCCAAGACCTGGTTGGTCGCACCATCGGCATCATCGGCATGGGACGCATCGGTTTCGCCATGGCCAAACGTTGCCACGGCGGCTGGGGAATGAACGTGCTCTATCACGACCTGCATCCCAACCAAGCGGCCGAACAAGAACTCTCCGCCAAACGGGTTGAACTCGACCGATTGTTAGCCGAATCCGATTTCATCTCGGTTCACACCGATCTGAACGACACGACGCGCGGTATGTTCAACGCCGCGACCTTTGCAAAGATGAAGCCGACCGCCGTCTTCGTAAACACGGCCCGCGGGCCGCTGGTGGTCGAGGCCGATCTGGCAGACGCGCTTCGCAAAGGCGTAATCTTCGCAGCCGGGCTCGACGTTACCGATCCCGAGCCGCCGAAAGTGGATAACCCCCTCTTAAAGCTCCCGAATTGCATTGTCGCGCCCCATATCGCCAGCGCCACGGTTTCCAGCCGCAACGCCATGGCCGAGATTGCAGCCGACAACCTGATCGCCGGCATGTCGGGCAAGCCACTTCGCGCCTGGGTCAATCCCGAGGTCGCCGACCGTCGCCGCAGCTAA
- a CDS encoding DMT family transporter: protein MPDDGPPPPADRKARGWWFLLLLTAASLMWSAQGTAVKFLAPADSAGHQPAAGPTHLGPIAITFLPFYVATLLLLPLLLRLRRRDKKTSWPSAADWGRFAIAGIAGQVLAQLGMTWGVIASLASNAAVLNLLIPVISAVLASALLGERLTRLRVLCLLIGLAGVMLMSIKDFEESALLERSFLVGNALILVGCFGSSFYNVYCKGLMARFHEVEILIYSYITASFASLPVLLWLEPDAWSALLKLDTRGWAAFAFLAVFMYTVSMLLFFYVLEHIPVTVASAALYLVPLFGVVIASVLLGERMSPLALAGAGVVLTATVLIMRYDSSV, encoded by the coding sequence ATGCCTGACGACGGACCACCGCCTCCTGCCGATCGAAAAGCGCGTGGCTGGTGGTTTCTGCTGCTGTTAACCGCGGCGAGTTTGATGTGGTCGGCACAAGGGACCGCGGTCAAGTTTCTCGCGCCTGCGGACTCGGCCGGCCATCAGCCGGCAGCGGGGCCCACGCACCTTGGCCCGATCGCGATCACGTTCTTGCCGTTCTACGTGGCCACGTTGCTGTTGCTGCCACTTTTGCTGCGCCTACGGCGGCGCGATAAGAAAACATCCTGGCCGAGCGCAGCCGACTGGGGACGTTTCGCGATCGCCGGCATTGCCGGGCAGGTGCTTGCACAGCTCGGCATGACTTGGGGCGTGATTGCATCATTGGCCTCGAACGCGGCCGTGCTCAATCTTTTGATACCCGTGATCAGTGCCGTGTTGGCCTCGGCCCTGTTGGGCGAACGACTGACGCGCCTGCGTGTGCTCTGCCTGCTAATCGGCCTGGCCGGCGTGATGCTGATGTCGATCAAGGATTTCGAAGAGAGCGCCCTCCTAGAGCGCAGCTTCCTGGTCGGCAACGCCTTGATTCTGGTCGGTTGCTTTGGCTCGTCGTTCTACAATGTCTACTGCAAAGGGCTGATGGCCCGCTTCCACGAAGTCGAGATCCTAATCTACAGCTACATCACCGCCTCGTTCGCCAGCCTGCCGGTGCTGTTGTGGCTCGAGCCCGATGCTTGGTCGGCGTTGCTAAAGCTCGACACCCGAGGCTGGGCGGCCTTCGCTTTTCTCGCGGTGTTCATGTACACCGTATCGATGCTGTTGTTCTTTTACGTGCTCGAACACATACCGGTTACGGTGGCCTCGGCAGCGCTCTACCTGGTGCCGCTGTTCGGCGTCGTAATAGCCAGCGTGCTGTTAGGAGAACGCATGAGCCCACTGGCCTTGGCCGGCGCGGGGGTCGTGCTCACGGCCACGGTGCTGATCATGCGTTACGACAGTTCCGTATGA